The Brachyhypopomus gauderio isolate BG-103 chromosome 2, BGAUD_0.2, whole genome shotgun sequence genome contains a region encoding:
- the LOC143508648 gene encoding trans-1,2-dihydrobenzene-1,2-diol dehydrogenase-like, whose protein sequence is METRWGICGAGKISHDFSVAVKTPPLGDHQIMALAARSLERTQAFAQVHSTPRACGSYQDLADDPDTDPFAINLNKVKLVITASRKNNVFLMEPMWSRCLSVYTELDRLLVEDIMAWFAFSINVALPNYATITGTKGTTRVGHPIHGATILEVSSKQTQLPLPEPTRPLHFTNSMGLRYEALEVRQCLLKGLKESDRMMLADSELLAGIMVEVRRQVGVAFDQDLR, encoded by the exons ATGGAGACTAGATGGGGAATCTGTGGAGCAGGGAAGATTAGCCATGACTTCAGCGTGGCCGTGAAGACGCCCCCATTGGGAGACCACCAG ATAATGGCGTTGGCTGCAAGAAGCCTGGAGAGAACCCAGGCGTTTGCTCAGGTTCACAGCACTCCTAGGGCCTGTGGGAGCTACCAGGACCTGGCAGATGACCCAGATACCG ACCCTTTTGCCATTAACCTCAACAAGGTCAAACTGGTCATCACAGCATCCAGAAAGAACAACGTCTTTCTCATGGAG CCGATGTGGTCCAGGTGTCTTTCTGTGTATACCGAGCTGGACAGGCTGCTCGTGGAGGACATA ATGGCCTGGTTTGCGTTCTCCATCAATGTGGCTCTTCCCAACTATGCCACAATCACTGGTACCAAGGGCACCACCAGA GTTGGCCACCCCATACATGGTGCCACCATCCTGGAGGTGAGTAGCAAGCAGACCCAGCTTCCTCTTCCAGAGCCCACACGGCCACTCCACTTCACCAACAGCATGGGCCTTCGCTATGAAGCTCTGGAAGTTAGACAGTGCTTACTCAAAG GTCTGAAGGAGAGTGACAGAATGATGCTGGCAGACTCCGAGTTGCTCGCTGGGATCATGGTTGAAGTGCGAAGGCAAGTGGGTGTGGCCTTTGACCAGGACCTGCGGTGA